From the genome of Podospora bellae-mahoneyi strain CBS 112042 chromosome 2, whole genome shotgun sequence:
TCCCTACCCCTGTCCAGAAGTACTCGATCCCCATCGTTATTGGCGGTCGTGATTTGATGGCTTGCGCCCAGACAGGTTCCGGCAAGACTGGTGGTTTCTTGTTCCCCATCCTTCACCAGTCCTTCGTTCAGGGTCCTTCCCCCATTCCTGCCcagggtggcggcggcggtggttaCCGCCAGCGCAAGGCTTACCCCACTGCCCTCATCTTGGCCCCCACCCGTGAGTTGGTCTCTCAGATCTACGATGAGTCCCGCAAGTTCGCCTACCGTTCGTGGGTCCGCCCTTGCGTTGTCTACGGTGGTGCCGATATAGGCTCTCAGCTCCGCCAAATCGAGCGCGGGTGCGATCTTCTTGTTGCTACCCCCGGCAGATTGGTCGACCTCATAGAGCGTGGTCGCATCTCCCTCTGCAACATCAAGTatcttgtccttgacgaGGCCGATCGCATGCTTGACATGGGTTTCGAGCCCCAAATTCGCCGCATCGTCCAGGGTGAGGACATGCCTCCTACCGGCCAACGCCAAACTCTCATGTTTTCGGCCACCTTCCCCCGCGACATCCAGATGCTCGCTCAGGACTTCTTGAACGACTACGTCTTCTTGTCTGTCGGTCGTGTTGGTTCTACTTCTGAGAACATCACCCAGAAGGTCGAGTACGTTGAGGATGTTGACAAGCGCTCCGTGCTTCTTGATATCCTTCACACCCACGCCGGTGGTCTCACCCTTATCTTTGTTGAGACCAAGCGCATGGCCGACTCCCTTTCGGATTTCTTGATCAACCAGAACTTCCCCGCCACCTCGATTCACGGTGATCGTACCCAGCGTGAGCGCGAGCGTGCCCTCGAGCTTTTCCGCAATGGCAAGTGCCCTATCTTGGTCGccactgctgttgctgcccgTGGTTTGGATATTCCCAACGTCACCCACGTTATCAACTACGATCTCCCCACCGACATTGATGACTACGTTCATCGTATCGGTCGTACCGGCCGTGCTGGCAACACCGGTATTGCTACTGCTTTCTTCAACCGTGGCAACCGTGGTGTCGTCCGcgagctcctcgagcttctcaaggAGGCCAACCAGGAGGTTCCCGGCTTCCTCGAGACCATTGCTCGTGAGTCTTCCTTCGGCGGTGGACGTggcggtcgtggtggtggcggtcgCGGTCGTGGCCGTGGCGGCAACACCGATTTCCGCAAGGGCGGTGGTTTcagcggtggcggtggtggtggttatggcggtggtggtttcggTGGACACAGctctggcggcggcggcttcggcggcggcggtggtggctaCGGCGGTGCTCCCCCCAGCGGAGGctttggcggcggtggttatggcagcggcggcggcggtggtggttacagcggtggcggcggctaCGGCAAccctggcggcggtggtggtcagtCGTGGTGGTAAATATACCACTTCACGTCGTGAATCACCTCAACACCCACTTTTACATCATTGGCATCCGGCACTGCATCGTTCAGCACTGCATGGTTTACCAAGGATTCTGTCTCGCTTTTGTTCTGTTCTTTTATCGTTTGGCACATGGAATTGTTATGCGGCGATCATGACTTTCATTCTTTCGCAACCCGGCAGGGATCGAGTCCGATGGTTTTTTCGAGTTTGACGATGGAGATCGGGCTTTCCCTACTCGACACAGAACCACACGTTCGACGATTTGATACCCTTTTAGACCGCATTATTCGGAAGTCGACAACTCGACCGCGAGTGCATTCACATGCCACACGCGGCATACAGATGCGGTTTCGGTTTTCGGCTGGTGTAATCTAGTCATCATTTTCCTGCTCTTGCCTTGCATTTCCGGCAGGGCACGAAGTTCACATTAGAGATGGGAGGCATGGGCGCCGCTGGCCTTTTCGATTTTCTGTTTTTTAATTTCTTCACTTGACGACCATCACACATAGACAAAAGTGGATTTCTCGGTTCTTTTTCTCTGGCTGGTTTCGGCAACGGTACCGGCAGGAGATGGGTCttacaacaacaaaaacggGACCTTTCAAAAGATTAGAATTCCATTTTTTTCGGCAGTTTGAGGACTGGGAGCAGGTTAATGGAGCATTTGATACCCCTTTGAAGATGGAGCTCTGACGACGGATGGAGGCTACAAAAATGCTTGTTGCTCTCCTCTATTCAGAGCGTTTGGCATTGGCACGGCCGGTCGCAAAAAAGACATCGGGCACGAAGCGCAACGGACATTGTGCGCAAGGAGCGCCTGGGATTTTGCGGAAGGCTAAAAGGGGGATTGGCACGAATCTGAATTCTACTCGGACAGTGGCGGCTGTTCCCGCTCGGAGGCTC
Proteins encoded in this window:
- the DED1 gene encoding DEAD-box ATP-dependent RNA helicase (EggNog:ENOG503NUJV; COG:A), whose translation is MADQLSGGMGNLSLDQAPAAAQLAGQHPGGRSYIPPHLRGKIGANAPAPAMNNGPAPGAMNGLNNSAWAGNNSFDARANTNFGPTPGGAASYESAPPPQQQSWGNRQGGFNRNAYGGGRSNVGGNMGGGGGPIGRGEGRWSDGQHIIGNPDPRIERELFGTADDPSKQHTGINFEKYDDIPVTPSGHDVPEPVLTFSHPPLDKHLLSNIELARYKIPTPVQKYSIPIVIGGRDLMACAQTGSGKTGGFLFPILHQSFVQGPSPIPAQGGGGGGYRQRKAYPTALILAPTRELVSQIYDESRKFAYRSWVRPCVVYGGADIGSQLRQIERGCDLLVATPGRLVDLIERGRISLCNIKYLVLDEADRMLDMGFEPQIRRIVQGEDMPPTGQRQTLMFSATFPRDIQMLAQDFLNDYVFLSVGRVGSTSENITQKVEYVEDVDKRSVLLDILHTHAGGLTLIFVETKRMADSLSDFLINQNFPATSIHGDRTQRERERALELFRNGKCPILVATAVAARGLDIPNVTHVINYDLPTDIDDYVHRIGRTGRAGNTGIATAFFNRGNRGVVRELLELLKEANQEVPGFLETIARESSFGGGRGGRGGGGRGRGRGGNTDFRKGGGFSGGGGGGYGGGGFGGHSSGGGGFGGGGGGYGGAPPSGGFGGGGYGSGGGGGGYSGGGGYGNPGGGGGQSWW